A region from the Hydra vulgaris chromosome 08, alternate assembly HydraT2T_AEP genome encodes:
- the LOC136083123 gene encoding uncharacterized protein LOC136083123: MFKSNLITASNNQLTIHINIDGIPIFTCSSTSLWPILGSVIEAGAIVFPIAVYCGAKKPNSIHEYLEDFLVEFKALTENGFTHEKIKYDINLAAIICDAPARAFVKCIKGHNGYNCCERCV, translated from the coding sequence AtgtttaaaagcaatttaataACAGCAAGCAACAACCAACTTACCATTCACATTAATATTGATGGAATACCTATATTTACCTGTTCAAGTACTTCTCTTTGGCCAATTTTAGGTTCTGTTATTGAAGCAGGAGCAATAGTATTTCCTATAGCAGTTTATTGTGGTGCCAAAAAACCTAATTCTATTCATGAATATCTAGAAGATTTTTTGGTTGAGTTCAAAGCTCTAACAGAAAACGGTTTTACCcatgaaaaaataaagtatgaTATAAACCTTGCTGCAATTATATGTGATGCACCAGCAAGAGCGTTTGTTAAATGTATCAAGGGTCACAATGGTTATAATTGTTGTGAGCGTTGTGTTTAA